The sequence GTAGTTGCGCGGTCTTCGCCCAATCGCAACTACGAAATCCGCAAAATTAATGTGGTTTAGTACTAGTTTGTCCCATTATTTATGAGGGGTAAAGCATTGTTTGTACCTAAAGGTTGAAACCCTAAATATTTGGCGCTATGAGCGGAGCTTTCTCGCAGAGTAAGCGCAACTACGAACCCCTCATAATTAATGAAGTAGACTACTCGGTTTAACCTTTCAAAGCACTGTAAGCGATATTCAACTGCGGTCCAGTTTGCGCTCCCACAACACCATCAACATTTAAATTATGCTGTTGTTGAAACTTCTTTAAAGCTGCTTCTGTATTTTCTTCAAACTTGCCGTTAATCTGTACTTCGTATCCCATCGCAGATAGGTATTGTTGTAAGCGTTCTACTTCAGAACCTTGGCTACCTAAACGTAAAATTGGAGGCTGATTCATTGTTTTATTTCTCCTGAATAATTTAATTACAGTATTTACTTTTGAATTTCGCAATTACGAGCTTGGTGTCTTCAAGTGCCTGGGTATATTCTGCTTGCTTTTCGACTTGAAGTTTATTTCCTACTTTCTCAAGAAGCTTGTTCATTAACACTTCTAAATCTTCTTGGATTTGGGTCATATTTTCACATACATTTTGATTGACACAGTTGTTAGTGATGTTCATTTGTTTTCCTCGTGCATAGCTTTATTCTTGGAATGTATAAATAAAGCAGTTGATATTAAGATGAATCGAAGTAACCAGTCAAAATAGCTATAAACATAACCTCCTTTTCTAGTACAATAAATTCTTGAATAGTGGCTCAATAAATTAGATATTTGATTCTAATATTTCTCGAATAAAATACCTTCCACACCAATTCCGGGAGCAAACGAGAATGAAAGCCCAGTCAGTTTTTCTGGGATAGTTTTCCCATCCTGAAAAGATTCTGATTCTAAACGAAGCATTACTCGCTCAATAACAAATAAAATCGCACAGCTAAGCATATTGCCGTATTGACGTAATATTTCCCAGCTATCTGCTACTTGTTCGTCAGTGAGTCCTAAAGAACTTTGTGCTTTCTCGATAATGCGAGTCCCGCCGGGATGAACAGCCCATAAATCAATTTGCTCTTTTGTAAGTTGGCAATCTGCCAGAAAATTATTGATAATTGGGTTTAAGCCATTTTCAATGTAGCTAGGTAAATCGCGCGATAGCTTACAGGTAATACCACTGTCATTAATTCCCAAACGAATCCCATCTTCAGTATCGTCAACTAAATAACTGAAGTTATCTTTAATGACAATTTTATTTCTACCAAACAACATATTTTCTTCTCTACCACCAAGCACTACTGCTGCACATCCATCTCCAAAAATGCTGTGAATAATGGTGTCATTTATGTTGTCTTCAAATACGGCATTAACTGAACTCAACTCCAAGCAAACTACCAAAGCTCTTTGATTGGGATTAGCTTTTATATAGTCGCAGGCAATTCGTAAACCATTCATTGCTGCTGCACATCCCATAAAATGCACCGGTATACGAGCAATATTTCGTTTCAATCCTAAACTTTTGATTAGTTTTGTATCAATTCCTGGGGCAACAAATCCCGTACTGGTTACAAAAACAATTAGTCCAATACTCTCTTCAATATTATCGGAGTATAAAGAACCGTCATCTCTCGTGCTGGCTTCAGCAGATTTTAAGGCTTGTTTAGCGACTTTTTCTGCTAAAGGAAATGCATACTCTTCAAACATCTCCATTCGCTGTTGAATTGTACCTTGTTTACGGCTAAATTCATAGCTTTCTTCGGATAATAAATTTACTGCTAAACGTCTTTCTTCGATACGAGTGTTTTGATAAATTTTGGCGATACGGTGACGATTGCGATCTAAATTTTTGAGATTAGCTACAAATTCTGCTGCATCTTTTTGAGAAATAATGTTGTCGGGGGTACCGGTGGCGATGCCTTCAATTGTTGGTAATACCTGTTTGCTTGAGATGTTTGAAATATTATGATTGGAAAGCCTTGCTATCAATCCCTTTTGCTGTTTGACTCGGATAGTAGTGTTAGTCATAGTTTTAGTCCAAATTAGTGAAGTTCGTGAAATCTTTGTCTGAGTTGAAGAGATAGCAGCTAATAGTTTCAGAAACCGAAGGTATGTAGAGTGTTTTGAGAATGATGGAGGAAAAGCTAATAGTTAAAATTTATTAGCTTTTGCTACAATTAACTTTAACCAATGCCGCTAAAGCCAGTAAAGCCAACAACAATATAATCGATACTTGTTTTTAAGGCTTGAGGATGAAAATGTTCTTGGAATATTCCAAATTTATTGTCTTTTGCCATTTGAGAGCGAGTTGTTAAACATTGATGAATTAAAGTGGGTAAGCGGTCTGTGAAAAAGTTTTTTGGCTGTAACCATTCAACGTTAAATTTCGCCGCTTCTTCTCGAACAATATCTTCGCTAATGATGTTGGCAAAACCACTTTTTTGTTGGGGTAATACGTGGTGAACGCGATGAGGGCTTAAACCTGCTGATAGAAAACAGTCAACATATTTATTACCAATCATGCTTAAGTCACAAGAGTTTTCAATTTGAAGTACAGCCCAATCTTGTTCCTGCCAATTTGTTTCTTTATCGATTTTTTCTTCGTCAAAA comes from Rivularia sp. PCC 7116 and encodes:
- a CDS encoding peptidoglycan-binding protein — its product is MNQPPILRLGSQGSEVERLQQYLSAMGYEVQINGKFEENTEAALKKFQQQHNLNVDGVVGAQTGPQLNIAYSALKG
- a CDS encoding type III polyketide synthase, whose product is MTNTTIRVKQQKGLIARLSNHNISNISSKQVLPTIEGIATGTPDNIISQKDAAEFVANLKNLDRNRHRIAKIYQNTRIEERRLAVNLLSEESYEFSRKQGTIQQRMEMFEEYAFPLAEKVAKQALKSAEASTRDDGSLYSDNIEESIGLIVFVTSTGFVAPGIDTKLIKSLGLKRNIARIPVHFMGCAAAMNGLRIACDYIKANPNQRALVVCLELSSVNAVFEDNINDTIIHSIFGDGCAAVVLGGREENMLFGRNKIVIKDNFSYLVDDTEDGIRLGINDSGITCKLSRDLPSYIENGLNPIINNFLADCQLTKEQIDLWAVHPGGTRIIEKAQSSLGLTDEQVADSWEILRQYGNMLSCAILFVIERVMLRLESESFQDGKTIPEKLTGLSFSFAPGIGVEGILFEKY